Part of the Ignavibacterium album JCM 16511 genome, CTTTAACCTATCTTTAAAACTTCTATTCTTGTTAAGTGTTGTCTGTGTCCGTGAGTTTTTCTGTAACTAATTCTTCTTTTTTTCTTGAACACAATTACTTTATCATCTTTAATATGTTCAAGAACTTTTGCAGTTACTTTAACTCCGCTAACAACCGGACTACCGATTTTAGTTGTCTTACCGTCGTTAACCAAAAGAACTTTATCGAAAGTTACTTCTGTTTCCGGTTCTGCTTTTAATTTCGGTACATAATATTTTGTGTTTTCAGTTACTTTGAACTGCTGTCCTAATATATCAACTACTGCAAGCATTTTCATTCCTTAAATTTTCTAATTTGGAGGCGTAAAACTAATAAATAACTGTAATTATGTCAAATTTTCTTTCTGCCTTATTTATTACCCAATATGAAGTAAAAACTGATTTTTTTTACTTAAAAATGGATAGTAAGTTGATATTTGCAACAAACCTTAACATAAAAGTAAACTCAATAAAAAATCAGAAACATTTATTTCACTTCTTTAACTTAAAGCTAAATTCGCTTCCAATTCCAACTGTGCTTTTTACTTCCACTTTCGAGTTATGTGCTTCAATAATATGCTTAACAATTGATAATCCTAGTCCGGTACCTCCAACAGCTCGTGAACGGGCTTTATCAACCCTATAGAATCTTTCAAAAATCCGTGTTAATTGATCCTCGGGAATACCAATTCCTGTATCACTAACTTTAATCGTTACAAATTTTTTATCTTCCTCAACCGAAATTTCAACCCCACCTTTCTCTGTATATTTTATTGCATTCTGAATAAGATTTATCAGAACCTGTTTCAATCTTTCTTTATCACCAAAAACCTGAAGACCATCTCTTATCGGATTACAAACGAGATTGATATTTTTTTCTTCAGCAAGATATTTCAATTCTTCAACAACGGACAGAATGTAAGGTCCTAAGTCGAAGTACCTGAAGCTCATCTGCATTTCACCACTTTCAATCATGGAAATATTAATCAAATCATTAAGAAGATTACTGAGATTATTAGTATGATGTGCAGCTTTCTCAAGAAAAGATTTATTAACATTAGAATCGTTGATGGCACCATTTAGTAGTGTTTCAATATAACCTTGAATTGCGAAAATTGGAGTTCTAAGTTCGTGAGAGACATTTGCGATGAATTCTGACCTAACTCTTTGAAGCTTTCTCATATATTCAATATCATTCTTGGATTTAATAAACATCTCTTTTATTGCTTGTTCGAGTGAAGAAAGATTTTCAGATAAGATTATTTCATCAGCATTTTGGTAAAAGTTGTTTCTGATATTATTGATAATCCCTTCAATTTCACAAAGCTCTTTTCTTCTTTTGCTGCTTAAATAAACTACAGCAAACAAATTTAAAATGA contains:
- a CDS encoding sensor histidine kinase; translated protein: MWGIKLKVWNELKKDIRFSKHYFKELFVFSSILVGLILILQGSFNNFGLILTIVLILNLFAVVYLSSKRRKELCEIEGIINNIRNNFYQNADEIILSENLSSLEQAIKEMFIKSKNDIEYMRKLQRVRSEFIANVSHELRTPIFAIQGYIETLLNGAINDSNVNKSFLEKAAHHTNNLSNLLNDLINISMIESGEMQMSFRYFDLGPYILSVVEELKYLAEEKNINLVCNPIRDGLQVFGDKERLKQVLINLIQNAIKYTEKGGVEISVEEDKKFVTIKVSDTGIGIPEDQLTRIFERFYRVDKARSRAVGGTGLGLSIVKHIIEAHNSKVEVKSTVGIGSEFSFKLKK
- the rplU gene encoding 50S ribosomal protein L21, whose translation is MLAVVDILGQQFKVTENTKYYVPKLKAEPETEVTFDKVLLVNDGKTTKIGSPVVSGVKVTAKVLEHIKDDKVIVFKKKRRISYRKTHGHRQHLTRIEVLKIG